One Skermanella sp. TT6 genomic window, AACAGCTTCACGACCGCGATCACGGTCGGCACGGCGCCCATGGTCAGGACGGCGGCACCCGAACTGATGACGAGCGCGTATCCGACGGGAAACGCCAGCAGCAGCAGAACTGCGAAGACGGAGACCATGACGACGGTCATGCGTGGTCCTCCGGATGGTCGGCCCGCACGGAGCGCGGATCCTCGGCATAGAGGAGGCGGGCGAAGGTGGTCACCGCGGTCAGGCCGATGCCGACGAAGCCCGCGATGAGCGACAGGTAGGCCCAGCGCGCGGAGACGCCGGTCACGGGATAGACCTCGCTCCCGGTGATCTCGATGACCGCCAGCCCTATGTAGGCCAGGTAGAAGAAGGTAACGGCCACCACGACCTGCATTCCCAGCAGCAGGACCCTTGCCGAAGCCCGCCCGAGCATGTCCAGCACGAGGCTGACGGCCACGTGGGATCCGCGCTGCGCGGCGAGCACGATCCCGCCCATCACCAGCCACGGGAACAGGAGGTTGGGCATTTCGGACGGCCACCCCAGCCCCTGGGTCGTGAAGTAGCGCACGACGACCTCGGCCCCCAGCGCGAGGAAAAGGGCCACCAGGGCCACGATGGCGACGATCGTGGCGGCAAGGGCGATCGCCCGATCCGCCACCGCGATGACGGCGGCGGGAATTCCCGCCGCCGTCGCCGACCGCTCGCGCGGGATGTCCATCACTGCCCCGCCTCGGCCGAGGCGGCTTCCTTCCGGACCAGCGCGACCAGGTCCGGGAACTGCTTCTCCCACTTGTCGTAGACCGGCTGGACCTTGGCGGCGAAGGGCGCCGTATCCACCTCATTGAACTTGACGCCCGCCTCTTCCATCTTGGCGCGCAGTTCGCTGTCCGCCTTCCGCGACAGCTCGCGGTTCAGCTTGCCGGCCTCGGCCGCGGCGTCGCGCACCGCCTGCTGGTCGGCCTTCGGAAGGGTGTTGAAGACGACGGCGCTGGCGAACAGGGGCGTCGATTCGTACTTGTGGCCGGTCAGGGAAATGAACTTCTGCACCTCGTGCAGCTTCGAGGAGTAGATGTTCATCAGCGGGTTCTCCTGCCCGTCCACGACGCCCTGCTGGAGCGCGATGTAAAGCTCGGAGAACGGCAGCGGCGTCGGATTGGCACCGAGAGCCTGGAAGATGTCGACGGTGATCGGATCCGGCGGGGTGCGGACCTTGATGCCGGCGAGATCCTCCGGCTTCTGGATCGGCCGCACGTTGTTGCTGACTTGCCGGATGCCGTTGTCCCAGAGCGCCAGCAGGACGAGGCCTTTCTGCCCGGAGTATTCGCCCAGCTGCTCGCCGACCGGGCCGTCCAGCACCTTCCAGGCCTGCGGCAGCTCCTGGAACAGGAAAGGCAGGCCGAGCACCGCGAACTGCGGGACGACGCCCGACGTCGAGCCCTGGGAATTGGCGCTGAAGGCCAGGGTGCCGAGGCGCATGCTGGTCAGTGCCTCGACGTCGTCGCCGTATTGGGCGCTGCCGCCGACCTCCACCTTGACGCGCCCCTCGGTCTTCTGCGCCACCAGCTCGGCGAACTTCAGCGACGCCTCGGCCTTGGGGTTGCCGGGTGCCGCGTTGTGGGCAAGGCGCAGGACCTGCTGCGCCCAGGCGGGCGATGCCA contains:
- a CDS encoding TRAP transporter small permease, which produces MDIPRERSATAAGIPAAVIAVADRAIALAATIVAIVALVALFLALGAEVVVRYFTTQGLGWPSEMPNLLFPWLVMGGIVLAAQRGSHVAVSLVLDMLGRASARVLLLGMQVVVAVTFFYLAYIGLAVIEITGSEVYPVTGVSARWAYLSLIAGFVGIGLTAVTTFARLLYAEDPRSVRADHPEDHA
- a CDS encoding TRAP transporter substrate-binding protein — its product is MKKMLVTLAVGATLMASPAWAQQVLRLAHNAAPGNPKAEASLKFAELVAQKTEGRVKVEVGGSAQYGDDVEALTSMRLGTLAFSANSQGSTSGVVPQFAVLGLPFLFQELPQAWKVLDGPVGEQLGEYSGQKGLVLLALWDNGIRQVSNNVRPIQKPEDLAGIKVRTPPDPITVDIFQALGANPTPLPFSELYIALQQGVVDGQENPLMNIYSSKLHEVQKFISLTGHKYESTPLFASAVVFNTLPKADQQAVRDAAAEAGKLNRELSRKADSELRAKMEEAGVKFNEVDTAPFAAKVQPVYDKWEKQFPDLVALVRKEAASAEAGQ